CTGCGCAGCCCCTTCCAGGAGGGGTGCCGGAGCCGCTGGTCCGGGGTCCAGGACCGAAAGGTGACGTCCCCGACCAGGACCGGGTCCACCCAGACGGCGTGCCGCGCGTGCTCGCGCGGAACCGGGGCGTCGAACGGCGGGTCCCGTCGGGTCAGCGGCTCCAGCCGGCGCTGGAGGTCGCGCAGCACGGTCTGGGTGAAGCCGGTGCCGACGTGCCCGACATAGACCAGCCGGTCGTCCGGGTCGTACATGCCCAGCAGCAGGGAGCCGATGGTGCCGGAGCGCCGGCCGGCGCCCGGTTTCCAGCCGCCCACGACGACCTCCACGGTGTCGTTGAGCGGCACCTTGACCCAGGCGGACGCGCGGCGGCCGGGCTCGTACGTCGAGCGGAGTTGCTTGGCGACCACCCCTTCGAGGCCGAGCTCCGCCGCCGCCGTGGCCAGATCCCGGCCGGCGTCGCCGGTCCAGTAGGGCGGGGTGTCGACGCCGTCGCCGCTGAGCTCCAGCTCCTGCAACGCGCTGCGGCGTTCGGTGTACGGCAGGGACGTGGTGTCCCGCCCGTCCAGGTACAGCAGATCGAACAGGTAGATCCGTACCGGAGTGGCGCTGACCAGCGCGGCGGCCGGCGCCCGGACGTGCATCCGGCGCTGCAGCGCCGAGAAGCTGGGCCGGCCCGCGCCGTCGAGCGCCACGATCTCCCCGTCGAGCACCGCCCGCCGCCCGGCCAGCAGCGTCGCCAGCTCGCCCAGCTCCGGGTAGGCCCGGGTGACGTCCCGGTCGTTTCGGCTGAGCAGCCGGAGCCCCTTGTCGACGTAGGCGATCGCCCGGACGCCGTCCCACTTGAACTCGTAGCCCCAGCCGGGCCCGGTCGGCAGGGCGCCGCTGGAGGCGAGCATCGGCGGCACGAGCGTCGGCATCCTGGCAGCCACGTCTCGATCCTGGCCGACCTCGCCCGGGGGTGACGCCGTTTCCGGCCTTCTGCCCGGACGGCCGCGCAGGCCACCGTTTGTGGCGGTCACCGCTGGGTAGCCACGGACGCTGTCTCCCGGACGGGAAGGTGGGACATGGCGGAGCTGGAGTTCTTCGAGAAGGTGGCCGCACGGGCGGGGGTGCCGGCGGCGACCGCCCGATCCCTGACCGAGGCCACCCTGCGGACGCTCGCCGAACGGATCAGCGGCGGCGAGGCCGCGGACCTGGCCGACCACGTGGCGCACGAGCTGCGCCCGCTGCTGGCCCGGGCCCGCCCGGAGGAGCCGCAGGTGTTCGGGTACGACGAGTTCCTGCGGCGGGTGGTGGAGCGGGCCGGGACGACGCCGGACGTCGCCGAGCGGGGCGCACGGGCCGTGCTGCAGACCTTGCACCGGGTGGTGGGGCACCAGGAGTTCGAGCACGCGTTGGCGCAGCTGCCGAAGGAGATCGGGGCCCTGGCCCAGCCGGTGCCCCGCGCGCCCTGACCGGTGGGGGATCGGCCGGCCATTAGGCTGGGTCGATGGATGTTCTGAGCTTCGACCGACACCGTGCCGAGATCGTCGCGCAGAGCGATCTGCTCCGTGCCCACCTCGACGGCGCCGACCTGACCACGCCCGTGCCCTCCTGCCCGGGCTGGAACGTCGGCCAGTTGGCCCGGCACCTCGGCGGGGGCCAGCAGTGGGCGGCGGAGGTGGTCCGCACCCGGGCCGCCGAGCCGCCCTCCGACGCCCACTTCCGCGACCTGTCGCCCTACGCCGACGAGGATCCGGCGGTGGTCGGGCCGTGGCTGGTCGAGGGCGCCGCGGGACTGGCCGAGGCGCTCACGGCGGCCGGCCCCGAGGTGACCACCTGGACGCCGCTGCCGGTGCCGGCTGCCGGGGCGTTCTGGGCCCGCCGGTTCGCCCACGAGACGCTGCTGCACCGCGCCGACGCCGCCCTCGCCCTTGGCGTCGACTTCGCCGTCGACCCGGCGGTGGCCGTCGACGCGCTGGACGAGTGGATGGAACTGGGCTCCCTGCCGCAGATGTTCGACTTCCACCCGCATCGGCGCGAGCTGCTCGGGCCGGGCCGTACCCTGCACCTCCACGCCACCGACCTGCCGGCGGCGGCCGGCGCGGAGTGGCTGGTCGACCTCACCGGCGACACCCTGGCCTGGCGGCGGGCGCACGAGAAGGCCGCGGTGGCCGTCCGTGGGCCGGTGAGCGAGCTGCTGCTGCTCGTCTACGGCCGGCGGCCGGTCGACACCGCCGTCGTCGAGGTCCTCGGCGACGCCAAGCTGCTCGACTTCTGGCTGGAGCGGGTCGCCTTCGGCTGACGGCGGTCCGGCGGCCATCGACCGCCGGCGCCACCACCGGCTCAGCCGGGCAGATGCACGAACGACCACTGGTGGCCGTCGAGGTCCCGGAACCCGCGCATGTACATGAAGCCGAGGTCCTGCCCCGGGCCCAGCGACGTGCCGCCCGCGACGACCGCCAGGTCGACCAGGTCGTCCACCCGCTCCCGCCGGTCGACGCCCAGGCCGACGATCACCTCCCGGCTGGTCGAGGTGTCGCAGACCTCGGCCCCGGCGAACGCGGCGAAGGCCACCGGCGTGTGCAGGATGAGGTGGGTGGTCCCGCCGAGGGTGAGTTGGGCGCTGTCGCCGCCCGGCTGAAGGGGACCGGCGGTGAACCCCAGCGCGGTGAAGAACTCGATCGCCCGGTCGAGGTCGCGTACCGGCAGGTTGACGAAGGTGGCGACGCTCATCGGACCGCCTCCGTCGACTCCAGCACCTGCTTCAGGGCGGCGAGCCGGTCCCGCCAGTACGTCTTCAACCGCTCGGCCTCCTCGGCGTCGGTCAGCTTCTCGTGCAGGACGGCCACCCGGGCCTTGGCCTCGCCCAGCGGGGTGAAGCCGACGGCGATCCGGGTCGGCCCGCCGGCCCAGTCCGCCCGGAAGGTCTTCGGTGCGGTCGCCGTCCGAACCCGCAGGTCCACCTCGGGCAGCCACCGGCGGCGCAGCGTCTCGTCGGCGAACGCGTCGAAGAGCACCGCCACCGGTACGGCCACCGTCCGGCTCCCGGAGGTCTCGAAACCACCACCCCGGCGCTGGCCGGGGGCGCGCAGGCCGCGGGCCTGCTCGTACCCGACGGTGATGGTCTGCGCCCACCAGCCCGGCACCTCGTGCACGGTGACCAGCCAGTGGGCGATCTCGGTGTGGGTCCGTTCGACCGCGCCCCACGCGTCGAGCCGGGCGAACCAGGCGTCCCAGTCGTCTCCGGTGCGCTCGCGCAGCAGCGCGGCGGAGACCCGGTCCAGCTGGCTGCGGCTGCGCGCGGCGTCCGTGGTGGCGGTGGTCGGGGCGGCCGGCGTGGTCCTGGTGAGCAGGTGCCGGCGGGCGGTCGTGTAGCTCTCGCCGGTCCTGGCCATCCGGGCGCGGACCCGGGACTTGAACGACTTCTGACTCGTCATCACATGCTCCCTGTCGACGGCGCGGTCGCAGGGGACTCACGCTCCCGTCGACCCCGCCGTGGGCATGTGGCGTGTGTCGGTGGGCCAGTTGGCACCGCGTCCCGAGGGCTCGGGGCCCCCTTTGCCTCCGCGGGGCCGGTGGCGTGAGCACCGGGCTGGAGGTGAGGCGCAGGACTGCGCCGTGGCCAGCCTACGCCATCCGCCGCCCGGGGTGGGGGAGGTCAGCTCACCGGCCGGGCTCGGCCGCCTGCTCCCACATCGACTTCATCTCGTCGAAGGCCTGCTCCATGATCTGCACCATGGCCCGGCGGGCCCGCTCCCCGTCGCGGTGCTGGAGCGCCTGGGCCACCTCGGCGTGCAGCTGCAACGCCTGCTGGTCGGGGTGGTGCGGCATCAGGTGGTAGTGGTGCCGGCCGGTGAGCACCTCGGCGACCAGTTCCTGCAGCTTCACGAACATCTCGTTGCCGGAGGCGACGAGGACCCGCCGGTGAAAGTCGATGTCCAACCGGAGGAACCGCTCCTCGTCGCCGGCCTCGCCGGCGGCCCACATCTTCGCGGCGATGCCGACCAGGTCGCTGGCCTCGTCGGGGGAGATCCGGCTCGCCGCCAGCCAGGCGGCGTGCGGCTCGATCGCGGTCCGCAGCTCGGTGATCGAGCGCAGCTGCGCCATCCGCCCGGCGGAGGCGAGCCGCCAGCGGATCACCTGCGGATCGAAGACGTTCCACGCCTCGGCGGGCCGGATCAGCACGCCGACCCGGCGGCGGGTCTCGATGAAGCCCATCGACGCGAGCACCCGCAGGACCTCGCGGATCACCGACCGGGAGACGGCGTACCGCTCGACCAGCTCGTCGATGTTGAGCACCGAGCCGGCGGCAAGTTCGCCGCCGCAGATGGCGGTGCCGAGGTGGTCGAGGACGCGGGCGTGCAGCCCCGCCTCGGCGGGGCCGGACTGGGCGGGTGCGACCCCCGGGGAGGACTGATCCACGCGCTGGATCATATCAGTTGGAGATCAGCCCTTGAATAAATCCGCTTTT
This sequence is a window from Micromonospora sp. NBRC 110009. Protein-coding genes within it:
- the ligD gene encoding non-homologous end-joining DNA ligase, which produces MAARMPTLVPPMLASSGALPTGPGWGYEFKWDGVRAIAYVDKGLRLLSRNDRDVTRAYPELGELATLLAGRRAVLDGEIVALDGAGRPSFSALQRRMHVRAPAAALVSATPVRIYLFDLLYLDGRDTTSLPYTERRSALQELELSGDGVDTPPYWTGDAGRDLATAAAELGLEGVVAKQLRSTYEPGRRASAWVKVPLNDTVEVVVGGWKPGAGRRSGTIGSLLLGMYDPDDRLVYVGHVGTGFTQTVLRDLQRRLEPLTRRDPPFDAPVPREHARHAVWVDPVLVGDVTFRSWTPDQRLRHPSWKGLRSDREPAEIRLRR
- a CDS encoding DUF2267 domain-containing protein, with amino-acid sequence MAELEFFEKVAARAGVPAATARSLTEATLRTLAERISGGEAADLADHVAHELRPLLARARPEEPQVFGYDEFLRRVVERAGTTPDVAERGARAVLQTLHRVVGHQEFEHALAQLPKEIGALAQPVPRAP
- a CDS encoding maleylpyruvate isomerase family mycothiol-dependent enzyme; its protein translation is MDVLSFDRHRAEIVAQSDLLRAHLDGADLTTPVPSCPGWNVGQLARHLGGGQQWAAEVVRTRAAEPPSDAHFRDLSPYADEDPAVVGPWLVEGAAGLAEALTAAGPEVTTWTPLPVPAAGAFWARRFAHETLLHRADAALALGVDFAVDPAVAVDALDEWMELGSLPQMFDFHPHRRELLGPGRTLHLHATDLPAAAGAEWLVDLTGDTLAWRRAHEKAAVAVRGPVSELLLLVYGRRPVDTAVVEVLGDAKLLDFWLERVAFG
- a CDS encoding VOC family protein; this translates as MSVATFVNLPVRDLDRAIEFFTALGFTAGPLQPGGDSAQLTLGGTTHLILHTPVAFAAFAGAEVCDTSTSREVIVGLGVDRRERVDDLVDLAVVAGGTSLGPGQDLGFMYMRGFRDLDGHQWSFVHLPG
- a CDS encoding FadR/GntR family transcriptional regulator; its protein translation is MDQSSPGVAPAQSGPAEAGLHARVLDHLGTAICGGELAAGSVLNIDELVERYAVSRSVIREVLRVLASMGFIETRRRVGVLIRPAEAWNVFDPQVIRWRLASAGRMAQLRSITELRTAIEPHAAWLAASRISPDEASDLVGIAAKMWAAGEAGDEERFLRLDIDFHRRVLVASGNEMFVKLQELVAEVLTGRHHYHLMPHHPDQQALQLHAEVAQALQHRDGERARRAMVQIMEQAFDEMKSMWEQAAEPGR